The following proteins come from a genomic window of Synechococcus sp. NB0720_010:
- a CDS encoding molybdopterin molybdotransferase MoeA: MTEPYPREGLPLDQARALVLEALQPLGLSESLPLADCLGRTLAETLHAAEAVPGFRASIMDGYAIAGSEPPEPGDSWQLMGRSAAGAPFRESLQPGQAVRVLTGAVVPEGSGWVLPQELVEACDGQLRLQKACGVNSWIRAMDEEAAAGGVLAQAGDRLGVAELARLASCGVQQCRVWSRPRVGLLISGDELLPPGEPRQLGEIWESNSTLLCALLQRLGYGVAVQRVVGDQPEPLRQALLELAANADVVVSTGGVSAGDTDWIRPLVAELGEVRFWKLFLKPGRPLAWGTVAGRPFFGLPGNPVAAAVTALQLLWPALQRLEGAEVALLPRLRVQLEQPLRRGSGRPELARASLVVADDGRLLARVAGSQASSRIGSLAQADLLLEIPAELGSLEAGAELWAQLLRLPIF, from the coding sequence ATGACTGAGCCCTATCCCCGCGAAGGGCTTCCCCTGGATCAGGCCCGGGCGCTGGTCTTGGAGGCGCTGCAACCCTTGGGGCTCTCGGAGTCCTTGCCCCTGGCGGACTGTCTGGGCCGCACACTGGCGGAAACGCTTCATGCGGCGGAAGCCGTGCCAGGTTTCCGCGCTTCGATCATGGATGGCTATGCCATCGCCGGCTCTGAGCCGCCTGAGCCGGGGGACTCCTGGCAGCTGATGGGACGCTCCGCCGCGGGGGCACCGTTTCGCGAGAGCCTGCAGCCGGGACAGGCCGTGCGTGTCCTGACGGGGGCTGTCGTCCCTGAGGGAAGCGGTTGGGTGTTGCCCCAGGAATTGGTGGAGGCCTGTGATGGCCAGCTCCGTTTGCAGAAAGCCTGCGGGGTCAACTCCTGGATCCGCGCCATGGATGAAGAGGCGGCCGCGGGCGGGGTCTTGGCCCAGGCCGGGGATCGCTTGGGTGTAGCGGAGTTGGCGCGCCTGGCCAGTTGTGGCGTTCAGCAGTGCCGGGTTTGGTCACGGCCGCGCGTGGGTCTGCTGATTAGTGGCGATGAGTTACTTCCCCCCGGTGAGCCCCGGCAGTTGGGGGAGATCTGGGAGAGCAACTCGACGTTGCTTTGCGCCCTCTTGCAACGCCTGGGCTACGGGGTTGCCGTGCAGAGGGTGGTTGGCGACCAGCCCGAGCCGTTGCGTCAGGCCCTGCTCGAGCTGGCGGCGAACGCTGATGTGGTGGTGAGCACCGGCGGCGTGTCTGCGGGGGATACCGATTGGATCCGGCCCTTGGTGGCGGAACTGGGGGAGGTGCGGTTCTGGAAGTTGTTCCTCAAACCCGGTCGTCCCTTGGCCTGGGGAACGGTGGCTGGGAGGCCCTTCTTCGGCCTGCCGGGCAATCCCGTGGCCGCCGCCGTGACGGCCCTGCAGTTGCTCTGGCCGGCGCTGCAACGGCTGGAGGGGGCTGAGGTTGCGCTGCTGCCGCGTCTGCGGGTTCAGTTGGAGCAGCCCCTGCGGCGCGGTTCGGGGCGCCCCGAATTGGCCCGGGCGTCCTTGGTGGTGGCCGATGACGGTCGCTTGTTGGCCCGGGTCGCGGGGTCCCAGGCGTCCTCCCGGATTGGCTCCCTGGCGCAGGCGGATTTGCTCTTGGAGATTCCCGCGGAGCTGGGGAGCTTGGAGGCGGGTGCGGAGCTCTGGGCCCAGCTCCTGCGGCTGCCGATTTTTTGA
- a CDS encoding molybdenum cofactor biosynthesis protein MoaE has translation MEQPIAIQIRLHPERFEPLVSLQQWEQQLLEAGLQRAAACSSFIGRVRAGNANGSSASAVIALELEHYPGMTEAELQRIAESVGKRHGALACLIEHRVGRIAVNDAIVCVAVLADRRGPAQRCCQELLEELKHNAPFWKREWSADGSSQWIEGNTPL, from the coding sequence ATGGAGCAGCCCATCGCGATTCAGATTCGACTGCACCCAGAGCGGTTTGAGCCACTGGTCTCCCTACAGCAGTGGGAACAACAGCTGCTCGAGGCGGGCCTGCAACGGGCAGCGGCCTGCAGTTCGTTCATCGGCCGGGTGCGCGCCGGCAACGCCAATGGCAGCAGCGCCAGTGCCGTTATCGCCCTCGAACTTGAGCACTACCCCGGGATGACCGAGGCGGAACTCCAACGCATTGCCGAATCCGTCGGCAAGCGCCATGGCGCCTTGGCCTGCCTGATCGAACACCGCGTCGGCCGCATCGCGGTGAACGACGCCATCGTCTGTGTCGCGGTCTTGGCCGACCGACGCGGGCCAGCCCAACGCTGCTGCCAAGAGCTGCTCGAGGAGCTCAAGCACAACGCCCCCTTTTGGAAGCGGGAATGGAGCGCCGATGGATCCAGCCAGTGGATCGAGGGCAACACCCCGCTCTAG
- the moaD gene encoding molybdopterin converting factor subunit 1 translates to MGSSAPGSIRIRLFASLREQAGWAERQWPLEQPTTAEELWRTLELPGAMDAVRVAINQRFASAETPLQNGDELAFLPPISGG, encoded by the coding sequence ATGGGCTCCAGCGCACCCGGCTCGATTCGCATCCGCCTGTTCGCCAGCCTGCGGGAGCAGGCGGGTTGGGCGGAGCGTCAATGGCCGCTCGAGCAGCCCACCACCGCCGAAGAGCTCTGGCGGACGCTGGAGTTGCCCGGGGCCATGGACGCGGTCCGGGTGGCCATCAATCAACGCTTTGCCAGCGCCGAGACGCCTCTACAGAACGGAGACGAGTTGGCCTTTCTGCCACCGATCTCGGGGGGCTAA
- the moaB gene encoding molybdenum cofactor biosynthesis protein B encodes MGLSIALLTVSDTRTLAEDRSGDALQQRLEAAGHVLQERRLVPDNRYRIRAELSRWIADEAVQVVITSGGTGLTGRDGTPEAVEPLLDKRIEGFGELFRVLSFETIGTSSLQSRCLAGVANGTVVFVLPGSLDAVETAWDRLISAQLDAATRPCNLVQLLPRLTEAP; translated from the coding sequence GTGGGCCTTTCGATTGCGCTGCTGACCGTCTCCGATACGCGGACCCTGGCCGAGGATCGCTCTGGCGATGCCCTGCAGCAGCGGCTGGAGGCGGCGGGCCATGTTCTGCAGGAGCGTCGCCTGGTGCCGGACAACCGCTACCGCATCCGCGCCGAACTCAGCCGTTGGATCGCCGATGAGGCGGTGCAGGTGGTGATCACCAGTGGCGGGACCGGTTTGACCGGGCGGGACGGGACTCCGGAGGCCGTGGAGCCCTTGCTCGATAAACGCATTGAGGGGTTTGGCGAGCTCTTTCGGGTGCTGTCGTTTGAAACCATCGGCACCAGCAGTCTCCAGAGCCGCTGTTTGGCGGGTGTGGCTAATGGCACGGTCGTGTTTGTTCTGCCGGGTTCCCTGGATGCGGTGGAAACGGCTTGGGATCGCCTGATCTCCGCTCAGTTGGATGCGGCGACCCGTCCGTGCAACTTGGTGCAGTTGCTGCCGCGCCTGACCGAGGCCCCATGA
- a CDS encoding sulfite exporter TauE/SafE family protein, whose product MTALEPGLLLALGLIAFLYACVGHAGASGYIASLALFAVPLEWIRPMALVMNLVVASLASWRFYRDGHLPVVVQRRFLLPLLSCSIPAALLGGSWQLPSDGLSLFLAVVLLFSALRLWRPKAGPGAAALALPPLPWVLFTGALLGLLAGLSGTGGGIFLTPLVLLAGWLPIRLAAGVSAAFIWCNSLAGFSGWLLSYGTSALPPMPVLLAPLPLVALAGALGSWCGSRRFQEVWIRRLLALVLLLASLKLSGLLAWF is encoded by the coding sequence ATGACTGCGCTGGAGCCCGGGCTGCTCTTAGCCCTGGGGCTCATCGCCTTTTTGTATGCCTGCGTTGGCCATGCGGGCGCCTCTGGCTACATCGCCAGCCTGGCCCTCTTCGCCGTGCCGCTGGAGTGGATTCGGCCGATGGCTTTGGTGATGAATCTGGTGGTGGCGAGCCTGGCCAGTTGGCGTTTTTACCGCGATGGCCACCTGCCGGTTGTCGTCCAGCGCCGTTTCCTGCTGCCCCTGCTCTCCTGTTCGATTCCCGCGGCGCTGCTGGGTGGGAGTTGGCAGCTCCCGAGCGATGGCTTGAGCCTGTTCTTGGCCGTGGTGTTGCTCTTTTCGGCCCTGCGGCTTTGGCGGCCGAAGGCGGGGCCTGGGGCGGCGGCCTTGGCCCTGCCTCCACTCCCATGGGTCTTGTTCACCGGAGCCCTGCTGGGTCTGTTGGCTGGTTTGAGTGGAACCGGGGGAGGGATCTTCTTGACTCCCCTCGTGCTGCTGGCGGGTTGGCTTCCCATCCGTCTGGCGGCCGGAGTCTCAGCGGCCTTTATCTGGTGCAACTCCCTGGCGGGTTTCAGTGGTTGGCTGCTGAGCTACGGCACTTCTGCTTTGCCACCCATGCCAGTTCTGCTGGCCCCGTTGCCCCTGGTGGCCTTGGCAGGAGCGTTGGGGAGCTGGTGCGGCAGCCGGCGGTTTCAAGAGGTCTGGATTCGTCGATTGCTGGCGTTGGTGCTGCTGTTGGCCAGCCTCAAGTTGTCGGGTCTGTTGGCTTGGTTTTAG
- a CDS encoding GTP 3',8-cyclase MoaA has protein sequence MSPGPATDQLQRPLGVLRLSLTARCNLACPYCQPDGEEAPDRLTTEQRLRVIEAACSLGVSSLRLTGGEPLLTPDLEELLEAIGLARRHTNSPLRDLSDTALTTNGLLLSPERAQRLRRAGLQRITISLDAVAPERVGEMSGRPHQGAQLLQQVLAAIAAAKAAGFDPAVGALKLNSVIQRGRNDDQLLPLAALARDQGLELRLIETMDVGNRNGWSPEQVVPAAEMIERLGSRWPLEPLGRPTHGTASRWRYRDGRGAVAVVASITQPFCGDCNRLRVTANGMAYTCLFASQGQDLKPWLQTPESLRQAIGQLWSHRRDRYSEERASRLAQPKAEMAYLGG, from the coding sequence ATGAGCCCAGGACCGGCCACCGATCAACTCCAGCGTCCCCTTGGGGTCCTGCGGCTCTCTTTGACAGCGCGCTGCAACTTGGCTTGCCCCTACTGCCAACCGGACGGGGAAGAAGCACCAGACCGACTGACAACGGAGCAGCGTCTGCGGGTGATCGAAGCGGCCTGCAGCCTGGGGGTCAGCAGCCTGCGCCTAACCGGTGGGGAACCGCTGCTGACACCTGATCTGGAGGAATTACTGGAGGCCATCGGCCTCGCGCGAAGGCACACCAACAGCCCCCTGCGGGACTTGAGCGACACCGCTTTAACGACCAATGGCCTGCTGCTCAGCCCTGAGCGAGCCCAGCGGCTGCGGCGAGCAGGGTTGCAGCGCATCACCATCAGCCTTGATGCCGTCGCGCCTGAGCGTGTCGGGGAGATGAGCGGCCGGCCGCACCAGGGAGCACAGCTCCTGCAGCAGGTCTTGGCGGCCATCGCCGCGGCCAAGGCCGCTGGATTTGATCCCGCCGTTGGCGCGCTGAAGCTCAACAGCGTGATCCAGCGGGGACGCAACGACGATCAATTGCTACCTCTCGCCGCCCTCGCCCGCGACCAGGGCCTGGAGTTGCGGCTGATCGAAACCATGGATGTGGGCAACCGCAACGGCTGGTCCCCCGAGCAGGTCGTGCCCGCTGCCGAAATGATCGAGCGCCTGGGCAGCCGATGGCCCCTGGAGCCCCTGGGACGCCCTACCCATGGCACCGCCAGCCGCTGGCGTTACCGGGATGGCCGCGGGGCCGTTGCCGTCGTGGCCTCCATCACGCAACCGTTCTGCGGCGACTGCAACCGGCTACGGGTCACAGCCAATGGCATGGCCTACACCTGCCTGTTTGCCTCGCAGGGCCAAGACCTCAAGCCTTGGCTACAGACCCCGGAAAGCCTTCGCCAAGCGATCGGCCAGCTCTGGAGCCACCGCCGAGATCGCTACAGCGAAGAACGTGCCTCGCGCCTGGCGCAGCCCAAAGCGGAGATGGCCTATCTGGGGGGCTAA
- a CDS encoding molybdenum cofactor guanylyltransferase: MTPVRIHGAVLCGGASRRMGQDKAALPHPDGGSWLSRTAELLSRVCESVAVCSQHPSHAALVAGLERVHLTLEPPPAQGPLRALAQVLSSTGDSAVLIAPVDMPRLSQETLESLITQWELAPGQAAVAHDGQQLQPLLGIYPGGAKQRSTLAQALEAGERRWQGWLATIPHQAVVLPAQQLLNANTPAERARLMP, from the coding sequence ATGACTCCAGTGCGGATCCATGGCGCCGTGCTCTGCGGCGGTGCGAGCCGGCGCATGGGCCAAGACAAGGCAGCACTCCCCCACCCCGATGGCGGGAGCTGGCTTTCACGCACTGCGGAGCTCCTCAGTCGAGTCTGTGAATCGGTCGCGGTTTGCAGCCAACACCCAAGCCATGCGGCATTGGTGGCCGGGCTCGAGCGGGTCCACCTCACCCTGGAGCCCCCGCCTGCCCAAGGCCCCCTCAGGGCCCTTGCACAGGTGCTTTCCAGCACAGGCGACAGCGCTGTGCTGATCGCTCCGGTGGACATGCCCCGCCTGAGCCAAGAGACGCTGGAGTCGCTGATCACCCAGTGGGAGCTCGCGCCAGGCCAGGCTGCGGTGGCCCATGACGGCCAACAGCTGCAGCCCCTGCTGGGGATCTACCCGGGTGGAGCCAAGCAGCGCAGCACCCTCGCCCAGGCGCTAGAGGCGGGGGAGCGGCGCTGGCAGGGGTGGCTCGCCACCATCCCCCATCAAGCTGTGGTGCTTCCTGCCCAACAACTCCTCAATGCGAACACGCCTGCGGAGCGCGCCAGGCTGATGCCATGA
- a CDS encoding NarK family nitrate/nitrite MFS transporter has translation MLGDLWSLQGRYRTLHLTWFAFFLTFVVWFNLAPLATTVKADLGLDLGQIRTVAICNVALTIPARVLIGMLLDKFGPRKTYSAILVFSVIPCLLFASAQDFNQLVVARLLLSIVGAGFVIGIRMVAEWFPPKEIGLAEGIYGGWGNFGSAFSALTLVALAGFLSFSGGFELPTGAILNWRGAIALTGIISAVYGVIYFFSVTDTPPGKAYQKPAKSAGLEVTSMRDFWGLLGMNVPFAAILCVLCWRLQKVGFLNAGTYPLALLAVLVWFGFQTWGIIRTNRDLINGVRQYPKEDRYEFKQVAILELTYIVNFGSELAVVSMLPTFFETTFDLPKATAGILASCFAFVNLVARPGGGLISDKLGSRKNTMAFLTGGLGIGYLIMSMIKPGAFSGSLGITVAVLITMLASFFVQAGEGATFAMVPLVKKRVTGQIAGLVGAYGNVGAVAYLTIFSLLPMWMGGGKDPSAEIIASSNSAFFQILGTAGLIVAFLCFFFLKEPKGSFAEEHADEKALVNA, from the coding sequence ATGCTTGGCGATCTTTGGTCGCTCCAGGGGAGATATCGCACTCTTCATCTCACCTGGTTCGCCTTCTTCCTGACGTTTGTCGTCTGGTTCAACCTGGCTCCACTGGCTACAACGGTTAAGGCTGATCTTGGCCTCGACCTTGGTCAAATCCGTACCGTTGCGATCTGCAACGTTGCCCTCACAATTCCTGCTCGCGTGCTCATCGGCATGCTGCTGGATAAGTTCGGTCCCCGTAAGACCTACTCGGCGATTCTTGTCTTCTCGGTGATCCCCTGCCTGCTGTTTGCATCAGCGCAGGACTTCAATCAGCTGGTGGTTGCTCGCCTGCTGCTCTCCATCGTTGGTGCCGGCTTTGTGATCGGTATCCGCATGGTGGCCGAATGGTTCCCGCCCAAGGAAATCGGCCTGGCGGAAGGGATCTACGGCGGTTGGGGCAACTTTGGCTCGGCCTTCTCTGCGCTGACTCTTGTCGCCCTGGCTGGCTTCCTGTCCTTCTCAGGTGGCTTCGAGCTGCCCACCGGCGCAATCTTGAATTGGCGTGGTGCGATTGCTCTGACCGGCATTATTTCGGCCGTCTATGGGGTGATCTACTTCTTTAGCGTCACTGATACTCCCCCCGGTAAGGCCTACCAAAAGCCGGCCAAGTCTGCTGGTCTTGAGGTGACTTCCATGCGGGATTTCTGGGGCCTGCTGGGCATGAATGTTCCCTTTGCGGCCATTCTCTGCGTGCTCTGCTGGCGCCTGCAAAAAGTTGGCTTCCTGAACGCCGGCACCTATCCCCTGGCGCTCCTGGCAGTTCTGGTTTGGTTCGGCTTCCAGACCTGGGGCATTATTCGCACCAACCGCGATCTGATCAACGGCGTTAGGCAATATCCCAAGGAAGATCGCTACGAGTTCAAGCAGGTCGCCATTCTGGAGCTCACCTACATCGTGAACTTCGGATCTGAGTTGGCGGTTGTCTCCATGCTGCCGACCTTCTTTGAGACCACGTTTGATCTGCCGAAGGCAACAGCCGGCATCCTGGCGTCCTGTTTTGCCTTTGTGAACTTGGTGGCTCGTCCCGGTGGCGGTCTGATTTCCGACAAGCTCGGCAGCCGCAAAAACACCATGGCCTTCCTGACCGGCGGCTTGGGCATTGGTTACTTGATCATGAGCATGATCAAGCCCGGCGCGTTCTCCGGCTCCCTGGGCATCACCGTCGCGGTGTTGATCACGATGCTGGCCTCGTTCTTCGTTCAGGCCGGTGAAGGTGCGACCTTCGCGATGGTGCCGCTGGTCAAGAAGCGTGTGACGGGGCAGATCGCAGGTCTTGTGGGCGCCTACGGCAACGTTGGTGCGGTTGCTTACCTGACGATCTTCAGCCTGCTGCCGATGTGGATGGGTGGTGGCAAAGATCCCTCTGCGGAGATCATTGCCTCCTCCAACAGCGCCTTCTTCCAAATCCTCGGTACTGCGGGATTGATCGTCGCTTTCCTCTGCTTCTTCTTCCTGAAAGAGCCCAAGGGCTCCTTCGCTGAAGAGCATGCGGACGAGAAGGCTCTCGTCAACGCCTAA
- a CDS encoding molybdopterin oxidoreductase family protein, translating to MAQSASGNVRSQCPYCGVGCGLELIPPALPGQAVKRDAEGNPIWTARGDRQHPSSLGQVCIKGATVGETLDRGRLREPLYRSSLDDPFQPIRWEQAMDLLVGRIRSTLATKGADAIAMYGSGQFHTEDYYLAQKLLKGALGTNNFDANSRLCMSSAVAGYTRSLGSDGPPACYEDLDHCSVAFLIGTNTAECHPVLFQRLLKRKKRNPGSVTIVVVDPRSTDTAKAADIHLPIAPGTDLALLHGLAHLVLRENGQDPAFIDDHTENYDAFFDVAARWTPRKVARFCNIPEKRLREVAELFHRRERVLSLWSMGVNQRREGTAVVGGLINLHLLTGQIGKEGAGPFSLTGQPNAMGGREAGGLSHLLPGYRLVTNAEHRQEVEQAWGLPAGSIAATPGLAAWQQVEAMERGELDLWWVAATNPLVSLPDLDRVKAAMRRCPLVVVSDAYADTETAHYAHLVLPAAQWSEKAGAMTNSERRVTYCPAYRPRHGESRPDWEVFAEVGRRLGFEEQFSYDSAAEVYAEFSQLTAGRLCDVSGLSHALLEEAGPQQWPFPAGSSATTEAKRLYSDHQFATPSGRARFCIDQPLGLAEPPCETYPLVLTVGRYLGQWHTMTRTGKVDRLQTMHPEPLLEIHPQDALELKLRDGELAAVSSRRGHITANVKVTDRIRRGSVFLPMHWGFTQEKACEANTLMHDQACPVSKQPELKACAVIVAPAVSVVKPVEQEAGRLEALRRWFSPALR from the coding sequence ATGGCCCAGTCCGCTTCCGGCAACGTGCGTAGCCAATGCCCCTATTGCGGTGTTGGTTGTGGGCTTGAGCTGATTCCGCCGGCTTTGCCCGGTCAGGCGGTCAAGCGCGACGCCGAGGGCAATCCGATCTGGACCGCGCGGGGCGATCGCCAGCACCCCTCAAGCCTGGGCCAGGTCTGCATCAAGGGTGCGACTGTCGGCGAGACCTTGGACCGTGGGCGTCTCCGGGAGCCGCTCTATCGCTCCAGCCTGGACGACCCGTTTCAACCCATCCGGTGGGAGCAGGCCATGGACCTGCTGGTGGGCCGGATCCGCAGCACCTTGGCCACCAAGGGGGCTGACGCCATTGCCATGTACGGCTCTGGCCAGTTCCACACCGAGGACTATTACCTGGCCCAGAAGTTGTTGAAGGGTGCGTTGGGCACCAACAACTTCGATGCCAATTCCCGGCTTTGCATGAGCTCCGCGGTGGCGGGCTATACCCGCAGCCTCGGCTCCGATGGCCCCCCTGCCTGTTACGAGGATCTGGACCACTGCTCGGTGGCTTTCCTGATTGGAACCAACACCGCGGAGTGCCACCCGGTCCTGTTCCAGCGTCTGTTGAAGCGCAAAAAACGCAATCCAGGCAGCGTCACGATCGTGGTGGTCGATCCCCGCTCAACGGACACCGCCAAGGCCGCTGACATTCATCTGCCCATCGCCCCGGGCACTGATCTGGCGCTCCTCCACGGTCTGGCCCATCTGGTGCTGCGGGAGAACGGTCAAGACCCGGCGTTCATCGACGACCACACCGAGAACTACGACGCTTTTTTTGATGTCGCGGCCCGTTGGACGCCCCGAAAGGTCGCCCGCTTTTGCAACATCCCTGAAAAACGGCTGCGGGAGGTGGCGGAGCTGTTTCACCGGCGTGAGCGGGTCCTCAGTCTCTGGTCGATGGGGGTCAATCAGCGGCGCGAGGGCACCGCGGTGGTCGGCGGCCTGATCAACCTTCACCTGCTCACCGGTCAGATCGGCAAAGAGGGAGCGGGACCCTTTTCATTGACGGGGCAGCCCAACGCCATGGGTGGCCGGGAGGCCGGGGGCCTGTCCCATCTGTTGCCGGGGTACCGCCTGGTGACCAACGCCGAACACCGTCAGGAGGTTGAGCAGGCCTGGGGACTCCCCGCCGGCAGCATCGCGGCGACGCCGGGCTTGGCGGCCTGGCAGCAGGTGGAGGCCATGGAGCGCGGCGAGCTGGATCTCTGGTGGGTGGCCGCCACGAATCCCCTGGTGAGCCTGCCGGACCTCGATCGCGTCAAAGCTGCGATGCGGCGCTGCCCTCTGGTGGTGGTGAGCGATGCCTACGCCGACACGGAAACGGCTCACTACGCCCACCTGGTCTTGCCGGCGGCCCAGTGGAGCGAGAAGGCCGGTGCGATGACCAATTCCGAGCGCAGGGTCACCTATTGCCCGGCCTATCGCCCTCGCCACGGCGAGAGCCGGCCCGACTGGGAGGTGTTCGCGGAGGTGGGTCGGCGCCTGGGCTTTGAGGAGCAGTTCAGCTACGACTCCGCGGCTGAGGTGTACGCGGAATTCAGTCAGCTCACGGCCGGGCGTCTCTGTGATGTCTCTGGCTTGAGTCATGCCCTGTTGGAGGAGGCCGGCCCCCAGCAGTGGCCCTTCCCGGCGGGCAGTTCAGCCACCACCGAGGCCAAGCGGCTCTACAGCGACCATCAATTCGCGACACCCTCGGGACGTGCTCGCTTCTGCATCGACCAACCCCTGGGATTAGCGGAACCTCCCTGCGAGACCTATCCACTGGTGCTCACCGTGGGCCGGTATCTCGGTCAATGGCACACCATGACCCGCACGGGAAAGGTCGATCGGCTGCAGACCATGCATCCCGAACCGCTGCTTGAGATTCACCCCCAAGATGCCCTTGAGCTCAAGCTGCGGGATGGGGAGTTGGCGGCTGTGAGTTCACGCCGCGGACATATCACCGCCAACGTCAAAGTCACCGATCGCATCCGCCGGGGGTCGGTGTTTCTTCCGATGCATTGGGGGTTTACCCAGGAGAAGGCCTGCGAGGCCAATACCTTGATGCACGATCAGGCCTGCCCCGTCTCCAAGCAGCCTGAACTCAAGGCCTGCGCGGTCATCGTTGCCCCGGCGGTGTCGGTGGTCAAACCGGTGGAGCAGGAGGCGGGGCGCCTGGAGGCCCTGCGGCGCTGGTTCAGCCCAGCACTTCGCTAA
- a CDS encoding nitrate reductase associated protein: protein MTTEAPSASHCFDFESDFIGNWRCIPLCVRRKLDLCGIKLKLNHWLALNQDERQTLVDWLDTQDALEQLGEHLLSRTEAMADGQAKTLPIASGEPWQNPQQIPEVLIEAAQLRGIPLQTEQWVALNELERFALCKLARPGHDHHNLEAAFSEVLG from the coding sequence GTGACAACTGAGGCCCCCTCAGCAAGCCATTGCTTTGACTTTGAAAGCGATTTCATCGGCAACTGGCGCTGCATTCCCCTCTGCGTGCGCCGCAAGCTGGACCTCTGCGGCATCAAGCTCAAGCTCAACCATTGGCTCGCCCTCAACCAAGACGAGCGGCAAACACTTGTCGACTGGCTCGACACCCAAGACGCGCTTGAGCAACTGGGGGAGCACCTCTTGAGTCGCACGGAGGCCATGGCCGACGGTCAGGCCAAAACGCTGCCGATCGCCAGCGGCGAGCCCTGGCAAAACCCGCAGCAGATTCCCGAGGTCTTGATCGAGGCCGCGCAACTCCGCGGCATCCCCCTGCAAACAGAGCAATGGGTCGCGCTCAACGAATTAGAGCGGTTTGCCCTGTGCAAGCTGGCCAGGCCAGGGCATGACCACCACAACTTGGAGGCCGCCTTTAGCGAAGTGCTGGGCTGA
- a CDS encoding anthranilate phosphoribosyltransferase family protein, translating into MTYAAPPTDGPPNGRELFKAYLRKVGSGEHTSSGLTREEAAHALELMLDGAASPAQIGAFLIAHRIRRPEPQELTGMLDVYRKRGPQLTTGKPAISFGMPFDGRTRTAPIYPLTALVLSSAGLPVVLQGAGRIPVKYGITAQELFACLGLQLAGRSVEWVQAKLNACNLALVHQPDHLPDAETLIPYREDLGKRPPLASLELLWTAHQGEHLLVSGFVHPPTEARAWKALDLAGETNVLTVKGLEGSTDLPISRACVTGRPTREEDGRQILHPRDNGCYGADPLWDGLETWGNQAAAALGGQGELATALIWNAGTYLWQAGLEANLTDGLERCRDLLSSGVVMAHLQRLRQEMG; encoded by the coding sequence TTGACCTACGCCGCTCCCCCAACCGACGGCCCACCGAATGGCCGTGAGCTGTTCAAGGCCTATCTCCGAAAAGTCGGCAGTGGCGAGCACACCAGTAGTGGACTGACGCGCGAAGAAGCCGCCCACGCCCTCGAACTGATGCTCGATGGGGCCGCTAGCCCGGCCCAAATCGGCGCCTTCCTGATCGCCCACCGCATCCGCCGGCCTGAACCTCAGGAGCTCACCGGGATGCTGGATGTGTACCGAAAGCGGGGCCCGCAGCTGACAACCGGCAAGCCAGCCATCAGCTTCGGCATGCCCTTTGACGGGCGCACACGCACCGCTCCGATCTACCCCCTCACCGCCCTGGTGCTCTCGAGTGCCGGACTCCCCGTGGTGCTGCAAGGGGCCGGCCGCATCCCCGTGAAATACGGGATCACGGCCCAGGAGCTGTTCGCCTGCTTGGGCCTGCAGCTCGCCGGCCGAAGCGTCGAGTGGGTCCAGGCCAAGCTCAACGCTTGCAATCTGGCGTTGGTCCATCAACCGGACCACCTCCCGGATGCCGAAACCCTGATCCCTTACCGCGAGGATCTCGGCAAGCGGCCACCGCTGGCCAGCCTCGAGTTGCTCTGGACTGCGCACCAGGGCGAGCACCTGCTGGTCAGTGGCTTTGTCCACCCGCCAACCGAAGCGCGGGCCTGGAAGGCACTGGACTTAGCGGGGGAAACCAACGTGCTGACCGTCAAAGGCCTCGAGGGAAGCACCGATCTGCCGATCAGTCGGGCCTGCGTGACGGGTCGTCCAACCCGAGAGGAGGACGGGCGCCAGATTCTCCACCCCCGCGACAACGGTTGCTACGGAGCCGACCCGCTTTGGGACGGGCTGGAGACCTGGGGGAACCAAGCGGCCGCCGCCCTCGGCGGGCAAGGGGAACTGGCGACCGCCTTGATCTGGAATGCCGGCACCTACCTCTGGCAGGCCGGACTGGAGGCGAACCTCACCGACGGCCTCGAGCGCTGCCGGGATCTTCTGAGCTCGGGGGTGGTGATGGCCCACCTCCAGCGTCTGCGCCAGGAGATGGGCTGA